The DNA segment TGGTCGGCCGTCCCGTGCTCTGGGGCCTCGCCGTCGACGGCGCCGACGGTGTCGAACGGGTCCTGGCCACCCTCCGGGCGGAGCTGGAGGAAGCGATGGCACTGACCGGGCGTCCCCGCCTCGACACCATCACCCGGGACCTGCTCCACCCCTCCGCGGACCTTCCGTTCCACCCCACTTCGAACGACAAGGAAATGGCATGACGACGAACGACGCACGCTTCGCGCTGACCGACGCCGAGCGGGACCTGCTGCCGTCCGAGGAAGACGTGCGGTTCTACCAGGAGCACGGCTGGTATCTGTCGAAGAAGCTGCTGACCGACGAGGAGGCCGACCTGCTGAACTCCGCGGCCGACCGCTTCTACGCCGGCCACCGGGACCGCACCCTGCCGGCCCGGCCGCCGCGCCTGGCGTACTGGGAGCCGTCGAAGGGCGATGTGCACCGGCACAACGACTACATCTTCTACGAGGACGAGACCATCCGCAGCATCCTGGCCAAGCCGCTGATCGCGGCGGTCGCGGCACGTATCGCGCGGACCAGCCAGATACGGCTGTGGAACAGCACGCTCATCCACAAGCCGCAGCGTGCGGACGATGACCGCAACATCGTGCCGTGGCACTTCGACCGCCACTACTGGCAGACCTGCTCCTCCGACGAGATGCTCACCGCCTTCATCCCCTTCCACGACTGTGACGAGGAGATGGGGACGATCACGATGGTCGACGGCAGCCACCGCTGGAAGGAGACCGGCGGCGACGATTCCACCAGCCGCCACTTCGCCGACCGCGACCGGTCGGAGCTCGAGGACATGCTCTCCGAGAACGCCGCGTTCAACAACGCTCAGGTGCGCAAGGTTCCGGTGAACATCCCCAAGGGACACATCAGCTTCCACCACTGCCGTACCTACCACGGCAGCGGTTACAACCTCAGCGACCGTCCCCGCCGGGCCATCTCGCTGCACCTGCAGGACCGGACCAACCAGTGGCGGCCCTTCGAGCTGTCCTCCGGCGACCTCGTCGTCTACAACAACGATGTGCTCGTCGGCAAGGACGAGAACGGCAACCCCGACTACCACGACGCGGACTTCTGCCCCGTCCTGTGGGAGGACCCCCGGTGAGTCACGTTTCCCCGACCACCGTGCTGGCCGCCGACGAGCTGCACGGCTCGCTCGGCGACCCGCTCATGGAAGTGATGAACTTCCTCAACGAGGTCACCTCCCGCTACCCGCAAGCGATCTCCTTCGGGCCGGGCCGCCCCTACGAAGGGCTGTTCGAGGTCGAGCGGATCGGCGACTACCTCGACGCGTACACCCGGCACCTCTCCGAGGACCTGGGCCGGACCCCCGACGAGGTCCGGACACAGCTCTTCCAGTACGGGCGGACCAACGGCCAGATCCATGAGCTGGTGGCCCGCGCCCTGCGCAACGACGAGGCCATCGACGCGGACCCCGCATCCCTCGTCGTCACCGTGGGCTGCCAGGAGGGCATGTTTCTCGCCCTTCGCGCGCTGTTCCGTGACTCCTCGGACGTCCTGCTGGTCTCCTCGCCCTGCTATGTCGGGATCACCGGAGCGGCCCGGCTGCTGGACATCGAGACCGTGCACGTGCCCGAGGGCGAGAACGGGATCGACCCGGACGTCCTGCGACGGACCGTCGCCGACCTGCGAGCGGCCGGGAAACGGCCGCGCGCGCTCTACCTGGTTCCGGACTTCTCCAACCCCACCGGCACCTGCCTGCCCCTCCCCACACGCCACCGTCTGCTCGACATGGCCGAGGAGGAGGACCTGCTCCTCCTGGAGGACAATCCGTACGGATTCTTCACGCGCACCGGTACCGGCCTGCCCACGCTCAAGGCGCTGGACAGCCGGCGGCGCGTCATCTACCTCGGTTCCTTCGCCAAGACCTGCTTCCCCGGAGCCCGGGTCGGCTATGTGGTCGCCGACCAGCATGTCCAGGCGCCGGACGGCAGCCGTACGCTCCTGGCGGACGAACTGTCCAAGATCAAGGGCATGGTGACGGTCAACACCCCGGCGCTCAGCCAGGCGGTCATCGGGGGCATGCTCCTCACCCATGACTTCCGCCTGCGGGAGGCCAACAAGCCGGCCGCCGACTTCTACCAGGAGAACCTGAAGGTCCTGCTGGAGTCGCTCGACCGGCTGCTGCCTCCGGAGCGACGCGAGGCGGCAGGGATCCACTGGAACTCGCCCGAGGGCGGCTTCTTCCTCACCCTGACCCTGCCCGTCCCAGCGGACAACGCGCTGCTCGAAGAGTCCGCTCGCGAGCACGGGGTGATCTGGACGCCCATGAGTTACTTCTATCCGGATCCGGACAGCGGCGGACGGCACCAGATGAGGCTCTCCCTCAGCTATCTGACGCCTGCTCAAGTTGCCGAAGGAGCACGCCGTTTGGTCGGTCTGCTGGAACGGAGCTGCGCATGAACGCCTTCCTGTACGTGGTGACGGTGCTGATCTGGGGCTCCACCTGGCTGGCCATCAAGGGCCAGCTCGGGGACGTACACCCCACGGCATCGATCGCCTACCGGTTCGCGCTGGCGGCCGTCATCCTGCTGGCCTGGGCGCGCCTGCGCGGGCTGCCGCTGCGCTATCCGGCACGCGTGCACGGGCAGTTCGCCCTCATGGGCGCGCTGATGTTCTCCACCAACTTCGTGTGCTTCTACTTCGCCGAGCAGCACCTCACCACCGGCCTCGTCTCGATCATCTTCGCGATGTCGCTGGTGGTGAACATGGCGTTCGCCCGCCTCTTCTTCAAGCGCGCGATCACCGCGAAGATGCTCCTCGGCGGAGCGATCGGGCTGCTGGGGATCGGTACGGTGTTCTGGCCGGAGTTCCAGAACTTCGGCCTCTCCTCCGGATCGGGGCAGGGCATCGTGCTCTCGGCCCTCGGCACCCTGGTGTTCTGCCTGGGCAATGTGGTCTCCGGCAAGACCCAGGCCGCGGGCATCCCGGTGATCCAGGGCACCGGGTACGCCATGGCGTACGGAGCGCTGCTGATGGCCCCGTTCGCCGTGTTCTTCGGGCACGGGGCCCTGTTCGACCCGACGCCGCAGTACGCCGGCTCGCTCGTCTATCTCGCCGTCTTCGGCTCGGTGATCGGCTTCGGTGCCTATCTCACCCTGCTCGGCCGGATCGGCGGCGAGCGCGCCGCGTACGCGATGGTGCTCTTCCCGATCGTGGCGCTCCTGCTGTCCACGGTGTTCGAGGAGTTCCACTGGACGGCGCGGGACCTGGCGGGCGTCTTCCTGATCCTGGTCGGCAACGCCGTGATGCTGACCAACCCCGCGCTGCTACGGCGGCTGACCGGAGACCGCTTCCCCGCGCCGCCGGCGGAACCGGCCGAGCCGGCGGCCCAGAGCGCCGCCGACCGGTAGCCCCGTCCCAAGGTCCGTCCGGGCCCGTCCACTTCCCGGATGGGCCGGGACGGTCGCGCCCCATCCCGCCACGGTCGAGGAGCGACACCTTGCACACCGCCGCAGTCGTCGGAACCGGTCTCATCGGCACATCGATCGCCCTGGCACTGACCGGCCGGGGAGTCACCACCCACCTCATCGACCGCGACCCCCACAGCATCCGGATCGCCGCGGCGCGCGGCGCGGGGACGCCCGCACCACCTTCGGCACCCGTGGACATCGCCGTCATCTGCGTGCCGCCCTCGGACGTCGCCAGGACCATCGCGGGCCACCAGAAGGCCGAGCTGGCCAGGGTGTACACGGATGTGGCGAGCGTCAAAGCGCTGCCGCACGCCGAATGCCTGGCCCTCGGCTGCGACACCGCCGCCCTGGTGGGCGGGCATCCGCTGGCCGGGCGGGAACGCTCCGGGCCGCTCCCGGCCCGTGCCGACCTCTTCCAGGACCGTCACTGGGTGCTCACCCCGACCCCGGAAACCACCGAAGCCGCCCTCAACCGCGCCCTGGAGCTGGTGTCGCTGTGCGGCGCCGTCCCGGTACTGCTCGATCCGCCGGACCACGACCGGGCGGTGGCCCTCGTCTCCCACCTGCCGCACCTGGTGGCGAGCCTCACCGCGGCCCGGCTGCTGGAGGGGGAGGACCACGCGGTGCGGCTGGCCGGCCGCGGTGTGCGGGACGTCACCAGAATCGCCGCCGGCGACGCCGGGCTGTGGACGGACATCCTCGCCGCGAACGCCCCCGCCGTCAGCGCGCTGCTCACCCAGCTCACCGCGGACCTGCAAAGAACGGCCGACGCGCTGGACCGGCTGACCGAAGGAGGACCGGAGCAGCAGGACGGCGCACTGGCGGACCTGACCGACATGCTGCGGCGCGGCATCGAGGGCCGGGCCCGCATCGCGACCACCCACGGCAACGGAGGCGCGGGCTCCCGCACCGTGCTCTCGGTCTCCCTCGGTGACCGGGACCGCCGCCTGGAACGGCTGCTCGACGATGTGACCGAGGCACGGGTGGACCTGGAGGACCTGCTGCTTCCGGAGACGACGGCACCGCCGCGCAGCGCGGTCGAGCTCCTGGTCGCACCGGACGTGGCACGCCCCCTCACCGACGCCCTCCGCGACCGGGGCTGGGCGGTCGGGTAGGGCCCCGCCGTGCGCGTATCGGGACGGGAGCGCTGACGCCTCGGCGCGGTGATGCCGGGGGCCGGTCGCGAGGTTTCGTCTTCGCGGGCCGGCTCCCTGTGGTTGCCGCTGCGGGAGCGTTCCGCGCGTTTCGGCGGACACTGCGCCGCAAGGGGCATCACGGTCCGCGTCTCCGGGAAGGACGGTGTGCGTGTCACGGTTTGGACCGCCCGAAGACAACGACGCCTTTTTGCGCGCGGTCCAGAGTTTCGCTGTCTCGTAAGGCCGTCAACTTCGTGGGGCGAGCGGCCTGATGAGCAATGGAGCACTGGAAAGCCCACCTTCGACCACCTGGGAGAATCACATGCCGCACATCACCGTTGACTACGACGCGCCCTTGGACGGCTTCTTCGACCGCCGCCGCTTCGCACTCGAACTGCACACCCTGGCCGCCAAAACGGTCGACGGCATCACCGTCGAAAGCTGCAAGACACGCTTCCGGCGCCTCGACGAAGCCGTCATCGCCAACGGAGAGCCCGGACAGGCTCTGATCCACATCGATTTCGCGATCCTGCCGGGCCGCACGACGGAGACCAAGGCCGCAC comes from the Streptomyces angustmyceticus genome and includes:
- a CDS encoding aminotransferase-like domain-containing protein encodes the protein MEVMNFLNEVTSRYPQAISFGPGRPYEGLFEVERIGDYLDAYTRHLSEDLGRTPDEVRTQLFQYGRTNGQIHELVARALRNDEAIDADPASLVVTVGCQEGMFLALRALFRDSSDVLLVSSPCYVGITGAARLLDIETVHVPEGENGIDPDVLRRTVADLRAAGKRPRALYLVPDFSNPTGTCLPLPTRHRLLDMAEEEDLLLLEDNPYGFFTRTGTGLPTLKALDSRRRVIYLGSFAKTCFPGARVGYVVADQHVQAPDGSRTLLADELSKIKGMVTVNTPALSQAVIGGMLLTHDFRLREANKPAADFYQENLKVLLESLDRLLPPERREAAGIHWNSPEGGFFLTLTLPVPADNALLEESAREHGVIWTPMSYFYPDPDSGGRHQMRLSLSYLTPAQVAEGARRLVGLLERSCA
- a CDS encoding 5-carboxymethyl-2-hydroxymuconate Delta-isomerase yields the protein MPHITVDYDAPLDGFFDRRRFALELHTLAAKTVDGITVESCKTRFRRLDEAVIANGEPGQALIHIDFAILPGRTTETKAALSQAVLDLVRSHTAAVPDTVVHASVDVSDLSGAYRKHVQ
- a CDS encoding phytanoyl-CoA dioxygenase family protein — protein: MTTNDARFALTDAERDLLPSEEDVRFYQEHGWYLSKKLLTDEEADLLNSAADRFYAGHRDRTLPARPPRLAYWEPSKGDVHRHNDYIFYEDETIRSILAKPLIAAVAARIARTSQIRLWNSTLIHKPQRADDDRNIVPWHFDRHYWQTCSSDEMLTAFIPFHDCDEEMGTITMVDGSHRWKETGGDDSTSRHFADRDRSELEDMLSENAAFNNAQVRKVPVNIPKGHISFHHCRTYHGSGYNLSDRPRRAISLHLQDRTNQWRPFELSSGDLVVYNNDVLVGKDENGNPDYHDADFCPVLWEDPR
- a CDS encoding DMT family transporter, giving the protein MNAFLYVVTVLIWGSTWLAIKGQLGDVHPTASIAYRFALAAVILLAWARLRGLPLRYPARVHGQFALMGALMFSTNFVCFYFAEQHLTTGLVSIIFAMSLVVNMAFARLFFKRAITAKMLLGGAIGLLGIGTVFWPEFQNFGLSSGSGQGIVLSALGTLVFCLGNVVSGKTQAAGIPVIQGTGYAMAYGALLMAPFAVFFGHGALFDPTPQYAGSLVYLAVFGSVIGFGAYLTLLGRIGGERAAYAMVLFPIVALLLSTVFEEFHWTARDLAGVFLILVGNAVMLTNPALLRRLTGDRFPAPPAEPAEPAAQSAADR
- a CDS encoding prephenate dehydrogenase; translation: MHTAAVVGTGLIGTSIALALTGRGVTTHLIDRDPHSIRIAAARGAGTPAPPSAPVDIAVICVPPSDVARTIAGHQKAELARVYTDVASVKALPHAECLALGCDTAALVGGHPLAGRERSGPLPARADLFQDRHWVLTPTPETTEAALNRALELVSLCGAVPVLLDPPDHDRAVALVSHLPHLVASLTAARLLEGEDHAVRLAGRGVRDVTRIAAGDAGLWTDILAANAPAVSALLTQLTADLQRTADALDRLTEGGPEQQDGALADLTDMLRRGIEGRARIATTHGNGGAGSRTVLSVSLGDRDRRLERLLDDVTEARVDLEDLLLPETTAPPRSAVELLVAPDVARPLTDALRDRGWAVG